The Lewinellaceae bacterium genome has a segment encoding these proteins:
- a CDS encoding GxxExxY protein: MKLLHLEITETIIKAFYKVYKTLGYGFLEKVYENAMIIELNKANLNCRNQVAINVSYEDKLVGNYYADILVENKVILELKAAAALCEEHEAQLINYLKTTDKEVGLLLNFGKDPQFVRKIFENQYK, encoded by the coding sequence ATGAAACTACTACACCTGGAAATCACCGAAACAATTATCAAGGCTTTTTACAAGGTTTACAAAACACTAGGATATGGATTCCTTGAAAAAGTCTATGAAAATGCCATGATCATTGAATTGAATAAGGCCAATTTGAATTGTAGAAATCAGGTGGCGATAAATGTCTCCTATGAAGACAAATTGGTAGGGAATTATTACGCTGACATTTTAGTAGAAAATAAAGTTATTCTCGAGTTAAAGGCAGCAGCAGCATTATGTGAAGAACATGAAGCTCAGTTGATTAACTACTTGAAAACCACAGACAAAGAAGTGGGATTGTTATTAAATTTTGGTAAAGATCCGCAATTTGTAAGAAAAATTTTTGAAAACCAATACAAATAG
- the fdhF gene encoding formate dehydrogenase subunit alpha — protein sequence MKKAYINNRPYEINKGETILSFLKRYMGDKPVPTLCDAPNLEPFGSCRVCSVEVALEAGGKTKTVASCHTPVQENFHIYTDTESVKRLRKNIVELVLTDHPLDCLTCEVNGNCELQDVAAKVGIRSVRYPAGKTHLDRKKDLSHAYMTSDLSKCINCYRCVRACDEVQGQFVLSMAGRGFESRIIKGMDTSFAESECVSCGACAQACPTSAISDIFESKSVVSTEKTRTVCTYCGVGCNLEVSSSNGNIKSIRAPYDAEVNSGHTCLKGRYAFSFYDHPERLRDPMIKKNGTFEKVSWDEAYDFITSRFNKIIAENGPDAIAGISSSRCTNEENYLMQKFIRAVVGTNNIDGCARVCHSPTALGMQRAFGTGAATNSVEDMKWTNCMMVIGANPTAAHPVTGAKIKQHAMKGTTLIVIDPRKTELAKYADFHLALRPGTNVAVLNMMMHYILKENLQDQSFLENRTEGLEDFKKDILNLDIDKMEAISGVDRELVRAAAIAYATAENAMSFHGLGVTEHSQGTYTVQQIADLAMLTGNIGRRGVGVNPLRGQNNVQGSADMGVQPHQGAGYMDITKPEVNQAYTKFYGVNVPDKIGYKIPEMFEAALAGKLKAIWIIGEDVVQTDPNTQKVIRALENTDLVIVQELFMTETAKYADVILPGASFLEKSGTFTNGERRVQRVNAVVKPVGNAKVDGQIIIDVMNRMGYKQADYTPDGMLEEISQIVPFFKGITWSRLGKNGLQWPVAEDGMDTKILHLDTFKRGLGKLDFFPFEESSELLDNQKEYPFILTTNRNLEHYNCGAMTRRTNNVEISTEDVLWIHPDDAAAKGIQDGEMVCVQSPRGKVDVKAFVTDGVKPGVLSTTFHFPEIMVNNLTSDVHDSQAKCPEYKVVAVDIRKAKNTAFRKAGELIQ from the coding sequence ATGAAAAAAGCATATATAAACAACCGGCCGTACGAAATTAACAAGGGCGAAACCATCCTGAGTTTTCTTAAAAGATACATGGGAGACAAGCCCGTCCCCACCCTTTGTGATGCCCCCAACCTCGAACCTTTTGGTTCCTGTAGGGTATGCAGTGTGGAGGTTGCCCTGGAAGCCGGAGGAAAGACCAAAACGGTAGCTTCCTGCCATACGCCGGTGCAGGAAAATTTTCATATTTATACAGATACTGAGTCCGTAAAACGACTGAGAAAAAACATCGTTGAACTGGTGTTGACCGACCACCCGCTGGATTGCCTGACCTGCGAAGTCAACGGCAATTGCGAATTGCAGGATGTAGCCGCAAAAGTGGGCATACGTTCCGTGCGCTATCCTGCCGGAAAAACCCATCTCGACCGAAAAAAAGACCTGAGCCACGCTTATATGACTTCCGACCTGTCCAAATGCATCAACTGTTACCGTTGCGTAAGGGCCTGTGATGAGGTTCAGGGACAATTTGTACTGAGCATGGCCGGACGTGGTTTTGAAAGCCGGATTATTAAAGGCATGGATACTTCCTTTGCAGAATCGGAATGCGTAAGTTGCGGAGCCTGCGCCCAGGCCTGTCCGACTTCGGCTATTTCGGATATTTTTGAATCAAAATCAGTGGTTTCCACCGAAAAGACCAGGACCGTTTGTACCTACTGCGGAGTGGGCTGTAATCTTGAGGTTTCTTCTTCCAACGGAAACATCAAAAGCATCCGGGCACCGTATGATGCGGAAGTGAATAGCGGCCACACCTGCCTGAAAGGGAGATACGCTTTCTCTTTCTACGATCACCCGGAACGGTTAAGGGATCCGATGATCAAGAAAAACGGAACCTTCGAAAAAGTTTCCTGGGACGAAGCCTATGACTTCATCACCAGCCGGTTCAATAAAATAATAGCCGAAAACGGACCGGATGCCATTGCCGGAATTTCCTCTTCCCGTTGTACCAACGAGGAAAACTACCTCATGCAGAAATTCATCCGCGCCGTGGTGGGAACCAATAATATTGACGGTTGTGCACGTGTTTGCCACTCTCCTACCGCCTTGGGGATGCAAAGAGCTTTCGGTACCGGTGCAGCTACCAATTCGGTGGAGGACATGAAATGGACCAACTGTATGATGGTCATTGGGGCGAACCCAACTGCTGCACATCCGGTCACAGGAGCCAAGATCAAACAACATGCGATGAAAGGCACTACCCTCATCGTCATCGATCCACGCAAAACAGAATTGGCCAAATATGCCGACTTCCATCTTGCTCTTCGTCCCGGGACCAACGTAGCCGTCCTCAATATGATGATGCATTACATCCTGAAAGAAAACCTGCAGGACCAGTCGTTTTTGGAGAACAGAACGGAAGGGCTGGAAGATTTCAAAAAAGACATTCTCAACCTGGATATCGATAAAATGGAAGCCATCTCAGGCGTTGACCGCGAGTTGGTCAGAGCCGCTGCCATTGCCTATGCTACAGCTGAAAATGCCATGTCATTCCATGGATTAGGGGTCACAGAACACAGCCAGGGCACTTATACCGTACAGCAGATCGCCGACCTGGCGATGCTCACCGGAAACATAGGCCGCCGCGGAGTAGGCGTCAATCCTCTCAGGGGCCAAAACAACGTCCAGGGATCCGCGGATATGGGCGTACAGCCGCACCAGGGAGCCGGTTATATGGATATTACCAAACCCGAAGTCAACCAGGCATATACCAAATTCTATGGCGTCAATGTTCCGGATAAAATCGGCTACAAGATTCCTGAAATGTTCGAGGCTGCCCTTGCCGGGAAACTGAAAGCCATCTGGATCATCGGAGAAGATGTCGTACAAACGGATCCTAATACTCAAAAGGTCATCCGGGCATTGGAAAATACGGATCTCGTTATTGTCCAGGAGTTATTCATGACCGAAACGGCCAAATATGCTGACGTCATCCTGCCAGGGGCTTCATTTCTCGAAAAAAGCGGAACTTTCACCAATGGGGAACGCCGCGTACAAAGGGTCAATGCAGTCGTAAAACCCGTCGGCAATGCAAAAGTTGACGGACAGATCATCATTGATGTTATGAATCGAATGGGCTACAAACAAGCCGATTATACGCCCGACGGGATGCTGGAAGAGATCTCACAAATCGTACCGTTCTTTAAAGGGATAACGTGGTCAAGACTTGGCAAAAATGGCCTGCAGTGGCCGGTAGCTGAAGACGGTATGGATACCAAAATCCTGCACCTGGATACCTTTAAACGAGGGCTCGGAAAACTCGACTTCTTCCCGTTTGAAGAGTCCAGTGAACTTCTTGACAATCAAAAAGAGTATCCGTTTATACTGACCACCAACCGGAACCTGGAGCATTACAACTGCGGCGCTATGACACGCCGTACCAATAATGTAGAAATCAGCACCGAAGATGTCCTATGGATACATCCGGATGACGCGGCGGCAAAAGGCATTCAAGACGGCGAAATGGTCTGTGTGCAATCACCACGAGGCAAGGTCGACGTAAAAGCCTTTGTGACCGATGGAGTGAAACCCGGTGTACTGAGTACCACTTTTCACTTCCCGGAAATAATGGTGAATAACCTGACTTCGGATGTTCATGACTCCCAGGCCAAATGCCCGGAATATAAGGTTGTTGCCGTGGATATCAGAAAGGCCAAAAATACGGCATTTAGGAAAGCAGGAGAACTAATACAATAG
- a CDS encoding aminotransferase class V-fold PLP-dependent enzyme, whose protein sequence is MSPLLKSVEAIGHEMVALKSRPYEITPADFFSTVLKTKAAFAGLIHSSEPERVAIIPSVSYGMANVTRNIDLQKGEKIVIPYEQFPSNYYPWKRLADETGGVINTIMPPTAQQKTKGWNEAILEAIDEQTKVVAISHTHWADGTLFELENIGKRCREVGAFLIIDGTQSIGALPFDQQKIQADAIICAGYKWLLGPYSSGVAWYGPRFDDGVPVEENWINRYESENFKNLVNYQDQYKPFAARYSVGEQSNFILTAMQLGAFEQLLDWGIPNIQDYCQKLTEEPLEKLRDLGVGVEDVSVRAHHLFGLYPDERYDLEKLQEIFAANRIYVSFRGRAIRVAPHVYNTQKDLDALVGCFEKLR, encoded by the coding sequence ATGTCTCCCCTACTCAAAAGTGTGGAAGCCATCGGGCATGAAATGGTTGCCTTAAAATCTAGGCCCTATGAAATAACTCCGGCTGATTTTTTTTCTACCGTTTTAAAAACGAAAGCTGCCTTTGCCGGGCTAATTCATTCTTCTGAACCGGAAAGAGTGGCCATCATTCCTTCAGTTTCTTATGGCATGGCCAATGTTACCAGGAATATTGATTTACAAAAAGGCGAAAAAATCGTCATTCCATACGAGCAATTTCCGAGCAATTATTACCCATGGAAGCGACTTGCCGATGAAACCGGGGGAGTCATAAATACGATTATGCCCCCCACTGCTCAACAAAAAACAAAAGGTTGGAACGAGGCGATCCTCGAAGCCATTGATGAACAAACCAAAGTAGTGGCCATAAGCCATACCCATTGGGCAGATGGCACCTTATTTGAACTGGAAAATATTGGCAAACGATGCAGGGAAGTGGGAGCTTTCCTCATAATAGATGGAACTCAATCCATCGGTGCATTGCCGTTTGATCAACAAAAAATTCAGGCGGATGCCATCATTTGTGCCGGTTACAAATGGCTTTTGGGTCCCTACAGCAGCGGAGTCGCCTGGTACGGACCACGCTTTGATGACGGGGTACCTGTGGAAGAAAACTGGATCAACCGTTACGAAAGTGAAAACTTCAAAAATCTCGTCAATTACCAGGATCAATACAAACCTTTTGCTGCCCGGTATTCTGTTGGGGAGCAGAGTAATTTCATCCTTACCGCCATGCAACTGGGTGCTTTTGAACAGCTGCTCGACTGGGGCATTCCCAACATCCAGGATTATTGCCAAAAGCTGACGGAGGAACCTCTTGAAAAACTTCGCGATCTGGGAGTTGGCGTAGAAGATGTTTCCGTTCGTGCTCATCATTTGTTCGGGTTATATCCTGATGAACGTTATGACCTTGAAAAACTACAGGAAATATTTGCGGCCAACCGAATTTATGTTTCCTTTCGCGGCCGAGCGATAAGGGTAGCGCCGCATGTTTATAATACCCAAAAAGATTTGGACGCATTAGTCGGCTGTTTTGAAAAATTGAGGTAA
- a CDS encoding phosphoribosylaminoimidazolesuccinocarboxamide synthase: protein MAIAETNFNFPGQTHFYRGKVRDVYTINDNLIMVASDRISAFDHVLPKPIPYKGQVLNQLATHFLNATRDICPNWLLATPDPNVAVGIACEPFRIEMVIRAYLVGHAWREYKAGKREICGVSMPEGLKENDPFPTPIITPATKAEEGHDEDISRENIIAQNILSEEDYALLEKYTRALFQRGTEMAAAQGLILVDTKYEFGKKDGKIYLIDEIHTPDSSRYFYKEGYETRQKAGERQKQLSKEFVREWLMAHGFQGLEGQLMPVMPDSFVNEITDRYVELYEKVTGKTFHKDESEDAEKRIHENVTAWLKK, encoded by the coding sequence ATGGCCATCGCTGAAACAAACTTCAATTTTCCGGGACAAACCCATTTTTACAGAGGAAAAGTAAGAGATGTTTACACCATCAATGACAATCTGATCATGGTAGCTTCCGACCGGATTTCGGCCTTTGACCATGTGCTGCCTAAACCTATTCCTTACAAAGGCCAGGTGCTCAACCAGTTGGCCACCCACTTTCTCAATGCCACGAGAGATATTTGTCCCAATTGGCTGTTAGCCACCCCTGACCCTAATGTAGCTGTTGGAATAGCCTGCGAGCCCTTCAGGATCGAGATGGTCATCCGCGCCTACCTTGTCGGACATGCCTGGAGAGAGTACAAAGCTGGCAAAAGAGAAATCTGCGGAGTGTCCATGCCGGAAGGATTGAAAGAAAATGACCCCTTCCCTACCCCGATCATCACCCCGGCCACCAAAGCCGAAGAAGGTCATGATGAGGATATTTCCAGGGAAAATATCATTGCCCAAAATATTTTGAGCGAGGAAGATTATGCTTTACTGGAAAAATATACGAGAGCCCTGTTCCAAAGAGGAACGGAAATGGCTGCTGCCCAGGGGCTTATCCTTGTAGACACCAAATACGAATTCGGTAAAAAAGACGGAAAAATCTACCTCATTGACGAAATTCATACTCCGGACAGTTCCCGATATTTCTATAAGGAGGGTTATGAAACAAGGCAAAAAGCAGGAGAACGCCAGAAGCAACTGTCCAAAGAGTTCGTCAGGGAATGGCTCATGGCCCATGGATTTCAGGGGCTGGAAGGACAACTCATGCCTGTCATGCCAGATTCATTTGTCAATGAAATCACCGATCGTTATGTGGAACTTTACGAAAAGGTGACAGGCAAAACCTTCCACAAGGACGAAAGTGAAGATGCGGAAAAAAGGATTCATGAAAATGTAACCGCCTGGCTGAAAAAGTAG
- a CDS encoding cob(I)yrinic acid a,c-diamide adenosyltransferase: MKIYTKTGDTGETSLFGGKRLSKHHLRIESYGTVDELNAYIGLVRDNLEDPEIRELLKKIQDTLFTIGGILASAPGKKPDYLVLAESDITLLEQAIDEMEATLQPLKNFILPGGHTVVSFCHLARCVCRRAERRTVGLASEEPVEEIVIRYLNRLSDYLFVLARKIGQNLGVSEVEWKSDRKNKG; the protein is encoded by the coding sequence TTGAAAATATATACTAAAACCGGGGATACCGGAGAAACTTCCTTGTTTGGTGGAAAAAGATTGTCCAAGCATCATTTGCGCATTGAGTCTTATGGCACAGTTGATGAATTGAATGCTTATATTGGCCTGGTCAGGGATAACCTGGAAGATCCGGAGATTCGGGAATTACTCAAGAAAATACAGGATACCTTATTTACCATCGGGGGCATTCTGGCAAGCGCCCCGGGTAAAAAACCTGATTATCTCGTGTTGGCGGAGTCGGATATTACCTTGCTGGAGCAGGCCATTGATGAAATGGAAGCTACCCTTCAGCCCCTGAAAAACTTTATCCTGCCGGGAGGACATACCGTGGTTTCTTTTTGCCACCTGGCCAGGTGTGTATGCCGCAGGGCGGAGCGCAGAACAGTAGGGCTGGCATCAGAAGAACCGGTAGAAGAGATCGTCATACGGTACCTCAATCGCCTCTCGGATTACCTGTTTGTTTTGGCACGAAAAATCGGACAAAACCTCGGGGTGAGTGAGGTAGAGTGGAAGAGTGACAGGAAGAATAAAGGTTAA
- a CDS encoding ABC transporter ATP-binding protein, with protein MISVEHLRKMYIMGKTQVNALQDITLDVFKNEYVALMGPSGSGKSTLMNLIGCLDTPTSGTYWLNDIEVSTMTDDELAHVRNKEIGFVFQTFNLLPRLTALENVALPLVYAGVPRKQRLAKAQEVLDSVGLGDRVTHKPNELSGGQRQRVAIARALVNNPSIILADEPTGNLDTKTSIEIMEIFDKIHAAGNTVILVTHEPDIAEKARRVVWLRDGLIESDTTKERAAARG; from the coding sequence ATTATTTCCGTAGAACATTTGAGAAAGATGTATATCATGGGAAAAACCCAGGTGAATGCCTTGCAGGATATTACCCTGGATGTTTTCAAAAATGAGTACGTCGCACTAATGGGACCTTCAGGATCAGGGAAGTCAACGTTGATGAATTTGATCGGCTGCCTCGATACTCCCACCAGCGGTACCTATTGGCTGAACGATATAGAAGTGAGTACCATGACCGACGATGAGTTGGCTCATGTTAGAAACAAGGAGATTGGTTTTGTTTTCCAGACCTTTAACCTGTTGCCCCGATTGACTGCTCTTGAAAATGTTGCTTTACCTCTTGTTTATGCCGGTGTTCCCCGCAAACAACGTTTGGCCAAGGCGCAGGAAGTACTGGATTCTGTTGGATTGGGTGACCGGGTGACTCATAAACCCAACGAACTTTCCGGCGGTCAGCGCCAAAGGGTGGCTATTGCCAGAGCTTTGGTCAATAACCCGTCTATCATCCTCGCGGATGAGCCTACCGGCAACCTGGATACCAAAACTTCCATTGAGATCATGGAAATTTTTGATAAAATTCATGCAGCCGGAAATACGGTTATTTTGGTAACACACGAACCGGATATTGCCGAAAAAGCCAGGAGAGTCGTATGGTTGAGGGACGGCCTGATAGAGTCTGACACGACCAAGGAAAGAGCTGCGGCAAGAGGATAA
- the gatC gene encoding Asp-tRNA(Asn)/Glu-tRNA(Gln) amidotransferase subunit GatC encodes MVIDNKLISKLENLARLELDETERKKIRHDLNEILKMVEKLNDLDTTGVEPLVYVNEAEVNEWREDKIVSTISREEALKNAPDQDGVYFKVPKVIK; translated from the coding sequence ATGGTAATAGATAATAAGTTAATTTCAAAACTTGAAAACCTGGCGAGGTTGGAACTTGACGAAACCGAAAGGAAAAAGATTCGCCATGATTTGAATGAAATTCTGAAAATGGTTGAAAAGCTCAATGACCTCGATACCACGGGAGTTGAACCTTTGGTTTATGTAAATGAAGCGGAGGTCAATGAGTGGAGAGAGGATAAAATTGTATCGACGATTTCCAGGGAAGAGGCTCTTAAAAATGCACCGGATCAGGATGGAGTTTATTTTAAGGTACCGAAGGTGATTAAGTAA
- a CDS encoding deoxynucleoside kinase gives MSEEKKVIKHIAIAGNIGAGKTTLCTQLGKQFNWDVHYESTDNNPYLSDFYNDMQRWSFNLQIFFLNNRYQQVLKILQGDKTVIQDRTIYEDAYIFAPNLHDMGLMSSRDFENYFSLFKTMSSQIQPPDLLIYLKAGIPTLVDHIQTRGRDYEGSMSLDYLKRLNDRYDNWIDTYDEGKLLVIHADDIDFKNNPEDVGTVVDMVNAELHGLF, from the coding sequence ATGAGCGAAGAAAAAAAAGTAATCAAACATATTGCCATCGCAGGAAATATCGGAGCAGGCAAAACGACTTTGTGCACCCAGCTTGGAAAACAGTTTAACTGGGATGTCCATTATGAGTCAACCGATAATAATCCCTACCTCAGTGATTTTTATAACGATATGCAACGCTGGTCCTTTAATCTTCAGATTTTCTTTCTCAACAACAGGTATCAGCAAGTCTTAAAGATTCTCCAGGGTGACAAAACCGTTATCCAGGACCGAACCATTTATGAAGATGCCTACATTTTCGCCCCCAACCTTCATGATATGGGATTGATGTCGTCCCGCGATTTTGAAAATTATTTCAGTCTTTTTAAAACGATGTCTTCGCAAATCCAGCCACCAGACCTGCTCATTTACCTGAAGGCCGGGATCCCCACCCTCGTAGACCATATCCAAACCCGTGGAAGAGATTATGAAGGCAGCATGAGCCTTGATTACCTGAAACGCTTGAATGACCGTTACGACAATTGGATCGACACCTACGATGAAGGAAAATTACTCGTCATTCATGCCGATGATATAGACTTTAAGAATAATCCTGAAGACGTGGGCACTGTGGTGGATATGGTGAATGCGGAATTGCACGGGTTGTTTTAG
- a CDS encoding HypC/HybG/HupF family hydrogenase formation chaperone: MCLAIPGKLIEISAQLDDIFRIGKVSFGGIKKDVNLTMVPEAKIGDYVLVHVGAAISIVDEEEAQKTFDLLMQLGELGELEQEVP; this comes from the coding sequence ATGTGCTTGGCAATACCTGGAAAATTAATCGAAATATCCGCTCAGCTGGACGACATTTTCAGAATCGGGAAAGTTTCTTTCGGAGGCATTAAAAAAGATGTCAACCTGACGATGGTGCCAGAGGCTAAAATTGGAGATTATGTCCTGGTGCACGTCGGTGCAGCCATCAGTATTGTGGATGAAGAGGAGGCCCAAAAGACATTTGACCTGCTCATGCAACTCGGAGAGTTGGGGGAGCTGGAACAGGAGGTACCTTGA
- the hypB gene encoding hydrogenase nickel incorporation protein HypB, translating into MCTTCGCGDAENEVSILKPGEKIEMHDHSHENGHEHHHEHGHEHHHHHGHEHEHGHEHHHHHGHEHEHDHGHSHTHKTVIELERDILQNNQLVAERNRGYFEAKNIFAINLVSSPGSGKTSILEKTLSDLKEEIDFFVIEGDQQTFNDAQRIDDLNIPVVQINTGKGCHLDSDMVNRAVKKLTPKDHSVLMIENVGNLVCPSMFDLGEDTRVVIISVTEGEDKPIKYPDMFMSSQVCLINKIDLLPYLKFDVEKTKDYARRVNPNLQFFEVSATSGEGMEEWYAWLKSKLKS; encoded by the coding sequence ATGTGTACAACATGCGGTTGCGGAGACGCCGAAAATGAAGTAAGCATTTTAAAACCAGGAGAAAAAATCGAAATGCACGATCATTCTCACGAAAATGGTCATGAACATCACCACGAACACGGTCATGAGCATCACCACCATCATGGCCACGAACACGAACATGGTCATGAGCATCACCATCATCATGGTCATGAACACGAACATGACCACGGGCACAGCCATACACATAAAACGGTCATTGAACTGGAAAGGGATATTCTCCAGAACAACCAATTGGTGGCTGAGCGTAACCGTGGATATTTTGAAGCCAAAAATATTTTTGCCATCAACCTGGTAAGCTCTCCCGGTTCAGGAAAAACCAGTATTTTGGAAAAAACCCTCTCCGATCTGAAAGAGGAGATCGATTTTTTTGTCATAGAAGGGGATCAGCAGACTTTTAATGACGCCCAGCGCATTGATGACCTCAATATCCCCGTGGTACAGATCAACACAGGTAAGGGATGTCATCTGGACAGCGATATGGTTAACAGGGCCGTAAAGAAACTCACACCTAAGGATCACTCTGTTTTGATGATAGAAAATGTGGGGAACCTGGTATGTCCTTCCATGTTTGACCTTGGGGAAGATACCCGTGTAGTGATCATCAGTGTCACGGAAGGGGAGGATAAACCCATCAAGTATCCGGATATGTTCATGAGTTCACAGGTATGCCTCATCAATAAAATAGACTTGTTGCCCTATTTGAAATTTGATGTCGAAAAAACGAAGGATTACGCCCGTCGGGTCAACCCGAATTTGCAGTTTTTTGAAGTTTCAGCCACTTCGGGAGAAGGCATGGAAGAATGGTATGCCTGGTTGAAAAGTAAACTAAAAAGTTGA
- the hypA gene encoding hydrogenase maturation nickel metallochaperone HypA codes for MHELSIAMGIVRIAENETQKAKAKSVTLIELEIGKLSGIEIDSLEFVWPMAVKDSVLEHAERKIDIISARAVCVDCDTEFGLEHHYDICPECGSYFKNILSGREMRVKALEVE; via the coding sequence ATGCATGAACTTTCCATAGCGATGGGCATTGTCAGAATAGCTGAAAATGAAACGCAAAAGGCTAAAGCCAAATCCGTAACCCTCATTGAGCTTGAAATCGGAAAGCTTTCCGGAATAGAGATCGATTCGTTGGAGTTCGTTTGGCCGATGGCGGTAAAAGATTCGGTTTTGGAACACGCAGAACGAAAAATTGATATCATTTCTGCCCGGGCCGTTTGCGTAGATTGTGACACCGAATTCGGATTGGAGCATCATTACGATATCTGTCCGGAGTGTGGCAGCTATTTTAAGAATATTTTGTCCGGCCGTGAAATGAGGGTCAAAGCTTTGGAAGTTGAATAA
- a CDS encoding hydrogenase small subunit, with protein sequence MFPTKQRDTYYERILKSGYSRRDFMKFATFMAAYMGLETTAIGQIAQKLQNTPRVPVIWEHFQECTCCSESFIRSDHPIVADIILDHISLDYTMTLMAASGHQAEAAKRDTMEKYKGQYILCVEGSVPLGDDGNYCTIAGRTSIEILKEAAEGAAAIIAWGSCASNGCVQAAHPNPTNAVPIHKIIKNKPIIRVPGCPPIGEVMAGVIVHYVTFGRLPETDRLGRPKAFYAKRVHDSCYRRPYYDAGLFVETFDDENAKEGYCLYKVGCRGPMTYNACGTIKWNNGVSYPIQSGHGCIGCSEENFWDNGPFYERLTNTPGFGIETGADKVGKIAAVAVGAGLVAHGIAANVSKRKFLAQRIKSGKENLEHLDEGK encoded by the coding sequence ATGTTTCCTACAAAACAACGAGATACCTACTATGAACGTATCTTAAAAAGCGGCTATTCACGTCGTGACTTCATGAAATTTGCCACTTTTATGGCGGCTTACATGGGGTTAGAAACGACGGCTATCGGCCAAATTGCACAAAAACTGCAAAACACCCCTCGTGTACCCGTTATCTGGGAACATTTTCAGGAGTGTACCTGCTGCAGTGAATCTTTCATCCGCTCAGACCACCCTATCGTGGCGGACATCATTCTCGACCATATTTCCCTGGATTACACCATGACCCTCATGGCAGCTTCAGGCCACCAGGCGGAGGCAGCCAAACGTGACACCATGGAAAAATACAAGGGACAGTATATTCTATGTGTCGAGGGCTCCGTTCCACTGGGTGATGACGGCAACTACTGTACTATTGCAGGCAGGACGTCCATCGAAATCCTGAAAGAAGCAGCAGAAGGAGCAGCAGCCATCATTGCATGGGGCAGCTGTGCCAGCAACGGATGTGTCCAGGCGGCTCACCCGAACCCAACCAATGCGGTTCCCATTCACAAAATCATTAAAAATAAACCTATCATTCGCGTTCCTGGCTGTCCCCCGATCGGAGAGGTCATGGCAGGGGTAATTGTTCACTACGTAACTTTTGGCCGGCTACCGGAAACAGACCGGCTGGGCCGACCTAAAGCCTTTTACGCCAAACGTGTACACGATAGCTGCTACAGAAGACCTTATTACGATGCTGGTCTTTTCGTAGAGACTTTCGATGATGAGAATGCAAAAGAAGGTTACTGCTTATATAAGGTAGGCTGTCGTGGCCCAATGACTTATAATGCCTGCGGTACCATAAAGTGGAATAATGGCGTAAGTTATCCTATCCAGTCAGGCCATGGTTGTATCGGTTGCAGCGAAGAAAATTTCTGGGACAACGGACCTTTCTATGAAAGACTGACCAATACCCCTGGTTTTGGCATCGAAACCGGTGCCGACAAGGTGGGTAAAATTGCTGCAGTGGCAGTGGGTGCTGGTTTGGTAGCCCACGGTATTGCTGCTAATGTCAGTAAACGTAAATTCCTGGCCCAGAGAATTAAAAGCGGTAAAGAAAATCTCGAACACCTTGATGAAGGTAAATAG